A window of Gadus chalcogrammus isolate NIFS_2021 chromosome 2, NIFS_Gcha_1.0, whole genome shotgun sequence genomic DNA:
ggaagcagtagagagtagtgaagtagtgaggttagtgacagacgtgagggaaaggcgtgtggaagcacacggttagatgggggggggggggtcaagaagatcactcccaatGGAGGTCagtgatccatcagcctcagactgctgagctcagcaggtcttctggaggacgaggctcagatgaactgaggagacgggaccagcaggatgtcaggatcagggcgggtttagctcaggtgtgtctacccccgaccaaacaggatcaggtgaggttcagctcaggtgtgtctgcccggaccaaacaaggacaatgattaggttcaatattctaaagatgcaacattatctgaaccaaagataagtcattaaggagcaggcagtctttagggcgccttgctcaaggaagcatcactgtattctgaggacttgaacccggcaccatttgTTTGAGAGTTTAACCCCCAAGCCCCTACCTagtccttgatggtagagtcctggtggtcctcaggatttgccttccagatgtacagcttctccatcagtcctccagattcctggtctggttacaaacgtaatttgtctctaatgtaaagtaacaaacacagtagtagttgggctctaatgcaaggtaacaaacacaggagtagtttgctctaatatcaggtaacaaacacagtagtagtttgtctctaatgtaacgtcccaaacacaggagtagttgggctctaatggcgtgTAACAacgtagcagctgtagtttgtctttaaaacaaccacaatagtatgccgtaacttgtactggacaaactaatcctgcgttacaacaagtctactctgtttattttaggcaaacttacgaggatcctggttggtggagtgatgtcgtcctccagagtcttggctccaccatcagctctcctcagccagagtcctggtctggaaccaACAGCGTgagtctggccctaaagtctggtaacaaacatgtagtttgtctaatttttaagccctttatttccagtttgtttggttaatacaaaTTTACAACCctggttggtagagtgatggtcatcctccagattcacggctcccctaccagcttgCCTCCGcaccagaaacacgttctagtaagaaaacacagcggtagttggttaacgcatgtcaaaggaacagctgtattttgccctttaagtcaacaatgcaagtaaatacaaacttacgaggaatccttgttggtcgattcctagtcgtcctccagcgtctcagctcctccagcagctctcagacagagtcctggtctggaataaacagcggaagtcttgcttcaacatgtggtaaaacagatgtagttgtctggtatatatggtacaaacgccggtagtttgtggtagcagtattctacgagaagtggcagtgagtgtgatgatcacttcagagtcaagctccatctaccccacgacagacgtcctccaccaggcagggcctccatcagctcctccaccaggcagggccttcagcacgactccatcaggcagggcctccaccagctcctccacaaggcagggccttcagcacgactCCTCCATCAGCgccttcagccatggattcctggtctggtttcaaacacagttggtctcagcagtaaatcacctggggacgcaacacaccccacctcctgcatctgaggttcacttgtaaaatggaagacaaatttaaacatatttaaacacttcATTAGACAACTGTCTGCAGATTGTCGCGTTCAGCAATTTGtccactacggtcgtagcagcactagtaacattAATGGCTCATAGGACTCTTTCATAACCCCCGTATGAATTAactcacagcttggcacagatttaaagtcataagatgatcaaaaccagacctaaactaccgtggattttagtgtttcagatgagcttggtgatggttaccctctggtccggtgctgcaggcccctggtctccagcctcagtctctggtccatcctggcaccacaagcctccggtccccagcctctcagcctcgcctttcagctacagcagcagggttatatcagcatttgcccaatataaacttaattgactcatccgaaaccgagttacacaattaattgaactattattttataactcaaggccAGAAAAGACTcgagaccagacatgagcatcccgtttttgggaatgaagacagagcagtctacaagtttaaagaagtggtaCAGGCCATGtattgaaactgacctgagaagactctactcacacagagcactgacctgttctggaggacttctgaccggaggtggaggtctggctccgggtgaggaggtggaggtctggctccgggtgaggaggtggaggtctggctccgggtgaggaggtggaggtctggctccggGTGAGGAGGCGGAGGTCTGGCTCCGGGTGAGGAGGCGGAGGTCTGGCTCCGGGTGAGGAGGCGGAGGTCTGGCtccgggtgaggaggtggaggtctggctccgggtgaggaggtggaggtctggctccgggtgaggaggtggaggtctggctctgggtgaggaggtggaggtctggctctgggtgaggaggtggaggtctggctctgggtgaggaggtggaggtctggctctgggtgaggaggtggaggtctggctctggctgaggaggtggaggtctggctctgggtgaggaggtggaggtctggctctgggtgaggaggtggaggtctggctccgggtgaggaggtggaggtctggctccgggtgaggaggtggaggtctggctccgggtgaggaggtggaggtctggctccgggtgaggaggtggaggcctggctccgggtgaggaggtggaggcctggctctgggtgaggaggcagacaccttgggacaaactacatgttaccattttaaccttgtacagttctagagtatcttctactgtaacatgtgggaatgacggccattattttagctttgatattatccagttggtaactAAGCACCAAAGTtgttgtttaacgtcattccattgggtagggtttaacttctgtggcaattaatgacagcagatatttagaacgtacaaaagctgaagtaacaaagaacactaagcagtaacgatattaaatcaaatatactcagccatattcaggtgctgggttccgttgaagaaatgtcaaattatgttccaccttgaaatgattttcagcctttCCTGATGTAaaaaatgggcccgcaagtagaacgctgttttgtacgcagtgagagtcccgcaacgtcatcgtggttaaaagtacggcgcgagcaaccatcggaaattatcaacatattgtacgacgtacgtctcagtatgtatttaatatcaaactttagttgtttaagataggggcaacaattcccaatggaaaccgactgaaaaattgtttccgttggcaacgcttcgaggttacgcaaatacaatccagaacgttccGCAAGAGTCCCTCAGGGGACTCCCGTCAAACTAACTGCCAGCTGGTTTattatggttgtcaagactacaacgttctatgctaaccattgggactaaatcaagtgaccgcactcagaaccttccacggcgggaagcacaaaccgtccgaccggaatccgaacattccggccggaaccaaccaaagaaaaaacataaccagcgcctcaccttgagctgaacggaggaagatcctgaagtccagcgatggtcttcattaaaacacagccaacagacttaccttgaggagatccgtttgttgctgttggtcattaatacaattcagtgtacctttacattattatgcacccagtgtgtacaagttatatcaaTCAAAACCCTACGAAGAACCGaactaccatgtacgtcccacaacaactttaaacctaaaatcattcaatacaaaaccgtgtctacattttacaattatctagattattcagggtgcaaatctaaacgttgagctcacagagagccgaccatagccctgcaacgtcaccctgaccgcctcatcaccaacagcaaatcatgccagccagccaacacatgtacagctccagtgagaagtgggcatctgagtgaaaggactgcccataataaaagcccaattcctgacctatccaaccatcttcatggcttaaagatttacagacttgacatTCCATTGTGCGTCTAATCAccttagtctgctccctcgttacttataaaactctacatctccatcactagagtgttgcatcctactcatggggatgtggtctgagtgagcagagatgcatgctgggatacagtgctgtctgaagtcttcagttccatagacacgcccctcaggagaaaccaagtgtttgagaatctgtcgtggcatcagttacatgagctggaatatccttcaagatggcgccaggattctcagaggagaaaggccaagaggaagatgtgtgggttcttcctcgcagccagtggaacacaacaacggtcttcatcagagtaccatggaaccctttgaaacattctcctctttacaccttgaagccccagtgaaggtttccttaccacctcagctgaagagcacaacttcagctcgaagagcgcactagctggagttcccggattggttctgatttaagggaaccaaacgttcagctagtcctgtccgaaacaaatacagttcagcctgcaaaagacgtgcaactgagagcaagacaagatccacagggctctccatcaatccagccaggtaggaagagccgtctcattacaggtctgaaggtcatcttgaatatccatttaggtccctttccaacatcagactctccttgtggaattccttttggtgtccatcctcAGTTGATCCTGATTGatgtagtcctagtttgaagtcactgatctgaacacgccgcttgcatccttttacactgGAGTTGggtactctccttcctgcccagtgtgttggatatcgctgcggagcgtcgctcagggctcttcatgtctccTGGAGGCCTCAAGTAAACCTGTGGCCGTCCAGCAGGTATGACttagttgaccattccaatatcccaagccaatcacacagacccccgtatgaacattattactgtcaaagcaagccggacacacacaaaacaggcacgtagaaccccgacacacacacacacacacacacacacacacacacacacacacacacacacacacacacacacacacacacacacacacacacacacacacacacacacacacacacacacacacacacacacacacacacacacacacacacacacacacacacctgctagggcacccagaacagaacaaccaatgtctccagagaagTAAATTATGTGCAACAtttttcagtggcgtcccacattgctgatggattatgcttggcgtctccaaaatgtgtccaaggttgattcaacgtctctgaagtcatgtctttgtagtcaagtggtttcctgaatgaggggccttcacagatgcaaacggtgcagctttagtcagcctgagggcaggaaggaggtcatctgttcagaagaccacccagtggaggggggtggctcttgaggagcaggatccatcttggaatggccccaaataagaccttcttggtaatgaaactgttcctgaggagtcacgatgcctggaggggactgttgaatgtgttccatggttctctgtgtcagactgaagttgtgttttagtggttgggatgaggagccccctcatctccccctggtgtttctccttctgaaacCCTGTCTAcatctttaagaacattccagtccagGTAACAGACGTCACAacggtttctcaaacactcggtttcccctgagggggcgtgtctacagacctgtagactcaagacagctctgtatcccagtatgcacctctgctcactcagaccacagccTCGTCAGTAGagcaacactcatgtgatgaagatgcagagctcaggagagtaaaatgaaagaagactgaagacatcagaacccaacccattactcaagcttacaacaataacttggagcctgaaaccattttaacaaatcattaaaaccaacataaaccaaagacctaagtaacccatgaaccaataaaacatccttactactgagatcaaccttcaggtaacaggttaactcaccaggaagccaaaatacatcaatgtgcccaagagtaataaGAAAtgaatgacttacagtttgcagttatgcttcatggttaagttgggatactcacagaactgcagttaaatatccatgatagacctttgaagggaggaacagtttactcatggtccaaatttcaaatgagagttaaaccaccacaatccccgatttccttcacacattatcagtgatttatattcaacatacaagtcacgTCAGTTTTGCTTTGGCACACaattctactcacatcaggttcaggtgagatgctcctctttacttcaaaaagtctttaacctgtgaaacagtacacaaacaaatgtcctgtcCGGTTCCCATTTAAGTGAAacgcaccagatgcaaccaattaactaattaagaaaaccacctggcaggcgagctgcggcagtggtaacagtgagaggctatttcagctctgtgtttgatcttaaatgacgggatgagtctgatttgacagatttagattcaaacttcaaaacgaaaaaagtcttcattcaattcaccttactgtgtgcgcgagtgagtgtgtgtgtgtgcgtgtgcgtgcgcgcgcgcgcgcgcgcacacacacacacacacacacacacacacacacacacacacacacacacacacacacacacacacacacacacacacacacacacacaaacttttcataatgctttatctaATTAAACGAAATACgcggtttattatagctttaaatagctacctgactgctatggtatccccaaatgtctaaagttccattcaagttattgcaaaggaatacaagtgaggcagaccttacacatatacacacatatacacatatacacacacacacagatctgactggggatgGGATAGGTTAATACACTTGAAGTGGTAAACAGGCTGCAGCGAGACCTTACTCGCTGTACTGTGCCTTTAAATTTGCGACGTGCCGTAAAGTGACGCGGTGTGGATGTTGAGTTGAACAGTCACATGTAGAGATGAATCTATGAAAAGAAAGCATCGCAAACTATCTAGCCACTTACCTACACAATCGAGGATATCTGCATTTTATTTGTAATCCGTTAAGAAAATGCTACCGTGAAAAAAGGAACAATATGTCAGGTTGAGATTAGTGGCGATAAAGTGACAGTTCTGATGACGTTAATAGCACATTGAGATTATGTCTAAACGTTTTTCCTATTAGGGATGGCAACTAGTCATCAGTTAACTCGACTGTGGACCTAGAACCCCTCTGGTTGTCctcagtgtctcagtgtgtAACTTAGTGAAGTGATCGCTTAGTTTGTGTAACTCAGTGATCACCATGTTCGTGTTGGTGGAGATGGTCGACACCGTCCGCATTCCCCCCTGGAACTTCCAGAAGAAACTGAACGACGCGATCACTGAAGAACTGAACAAGAAGCTGGCGAACAAGGTGAGGATTGGGTGCCAGCCATGGTCTGCACTGAACCAAACTGTTTTTCTCATTGTCTCTGCACTTGATAATCCACCGCCGTGTCCTCATAGATCTGCTCTGCTTCTCTCCCAGGTTGTGTATAAGGTGGGTCTCTGCGTCTGTCTGTACGACATCACCAAACTGGACGACTCGTACATCTTCCCCGGCGACGGGGCGTCCCACACTAAAGGTGACTCCCCCTGGAGGCGCTGTGGCAGAGCCAGGGTAGCATTCACTGACGAGAGGGTTTTTCAGGCTGCATCATTGTGCTATTCAGTGCATAACCTCTTGTAAACCATTTTTTTGTGAGTGATTTTACCACAGATGTGTTCTTTTGTAAAAGTTGCATCCACACAGAGTAGGCCAGCTTTAGGGAGAGTCGACTGGGAGTCGGTAACGCCCACTAAACGCTCTCCTGTCTCCGGTCTGTCGTCTCTCAGTGGACTTCAGGTACGTCGTGTTCCATCCTTTCCTGGACGAGATCCTGGTGGGGAAGATCAAGTACTGCAGCCAGGAGGGGGTCTACGGTGAGCGGGCTGGGGGGCACCTCCGGGGAGATTAGGCTGTGTTACTAAAGTGTGTGTTGTTAAACTGCAGCCTAGCGCTGGGCTAGGCCCCCCCGTACtgtaccctcaccgtaccgtaccctcaccgtaccgtaccctcaccgtaccgtaccctcaccgtaccgtaccctcaccgtaccgtaCCCTCATCGTACCGGACCCTCacgtaccctcaccgtaccgtaccctcaccgtaccgtaccctcaccgtaccctcaccgtactgtaccctcaccgtactgtaccctcaccgtaccgtaccctcaccgtaccgtaccctcaccgtactgtaccctcaccgtaccctcaccgtaccgtaccctcaccgtaccgtaccctcaccgtaccgtaccctcaccgtaccctcaccgtaccgtaccctcaccgtaccctcaccgtaccgtaccctcaccgtaccctcaccgtaccctcaccgtaccgtaccctcaccgtaccgtaccctcaccgtaccgtaccctcaccgtaccctcaccgtaccgtaccctcaccgtaccctcaccgtaccctcaccgtaccgtaccctcaccgtaccgtaccctcaccgtaccgtaccctcaccgtaccctcaccgtaccgtaccctcaccgtaccgtaccctcaccgtaccgtaccctcaccgtaccctcaccgtaccgtaccctcaccgtaccctcaccgtaccctcaccgtaccgtaccctcaccgtaccctcaccgtaccctcaccgtaccgtaccctcaccgtaccctcaccgtaccctcaccgtaccgtaccctcaccgtaccctcaccgtaccctcaccgtaccctcaccgtaccgtaccctcaccgtaccctcaccgtaccgtaccctcaccgtaccgtaccctcaccgtaccgtaccctcaccgtaccctcaccgtaccctcaccgtaccgtaccctcaccgtaccgtaccctcaccgtaccctcaccgtaccgtaccctcaccgtaccgtaccctcaccgtaccctcaccgtaccgtaccctcaccgtaccctcaccgtaccctcaccgtaccctcaccgtaccgtaccctcaccgtaccgtaccctcaccgtaccctcaccgtaccgtaccctcaccgtaccctcaccgtaccctcaccgtaccgtaccctcaccgtaccctcaccgtaccctcaccgtaccgtaccctcaccgtaccgtaccctcaccgtaccgtaccctcaccgtaccgtaccctcaccgtacagtaccctcaccgtaccctcaccgtaccctcaccgtaccgtaccctcaccgtaccctcaccgtaccgtaccctcaccgtaccgtaccctcaccgtaccctcaccgtaccgtaccctcaccgtaccgtaccctcaccgtaccgtaccctcaccgtagCGCCCTGCTCCACAGTGACCATGGGCTTCTTCGACGACATCCTCATCCCTCCAGAGTCGCTGCAGCAGCCCGCCAAGTTGTATCCTGAGGTTTCAGGTCACTTCCTGGTTCAGTGTGAAGTCGCTTCCTCCTTGTGGGTCACTTTGGACCAAAGTGTCCTAGAGGAGAGCTTCTCAACCCCGGGGATAATCAAGGATTATCAGTAAGTGAGCAATGATTGGCTGTTTTAAACCTGCGCTTGATTTTTGTGGTGACCAATTAGACTACAGAGTTTTCATTCTCAACAAATCACTCTGAAAACGGATTGAATACTGACACCCACTTAATTAGACCTTCATGTTGATCAGGTAATTAAAGGGGGCTGTCCTGGACCCGTTAGAGGGGGTGGTCCCGTTAGAGGGGGCGGTACTGTCCCGTTAGAGGGGGCGGTACTGTCCCGTTAGAGGGGGCGGTACTGTCCCGTTAGAGGGGGCGGTCCCGTTAGAGGGGGCGGTCCCTTTAGAGGGGGCGGTCCTGGCCCCGTTAGAGGGGGCGGTCCTGGCCCCGTTAGAGGGGGCGGTCCTGGCCCCGTTAGAAGGGGCGGTCCCGTTAGAGGGGGCGGTACTGACCCGTTAGAGGGGGCGGTCCCTTTAGAGGGGGCGGTCCCTTTAGAGGGGGCGGTCCCGGCCCCGTTATAAGGGGCGGTCCATCCCCGGAGTCGTCTACGGTGTTGTGAGTGTTCCTGAGCGGCGCTCCAGTGACGAGACGGAGCAGGTGTGGCTCTGGGAGTACGAGACGGACGAGGGCGCCCACGACCTCTACATGGACCAGGGCGAGGAGATCCGCTTCCGGGTCACCGACGAGGTCTTCCTGGACACCTCGCcgtcaggccccgcccccgccaccgTGGACACGCCCACGCTGCCTGGCCAGCCCAAACCGCCCACGCCCGAGGAGAGCGGGCAGAAGAAGGAGCCGCCGTACACGCTGATAGTAAGGACCCGCCctcattcagggcgtttagccgGCGCTTTAATCCAGAGCGATTTACaataacgcctcgtttccacatgcGTACATtatcgtatgcgatccaaccgtctccgaacgaaagtccattcattcctatgtgattctccgtaatgtcagtCTTTCCTCCGAGattcctcccctccgtaaaatctctgtccggtatgtccgactttttccgtaatatacgttgaaaaatgtttactttcgccgtcgttttacggagatacgtgtgaaagtttttatgtttttcacaaaacatgtaagtacctggcaggccaaactcctcgccgatctctttccaagcctggttggttttgtttttatctctgtatatgtcgatcctcatgttccaaagtaccggcctcctaaaaacggccattatcatacgttcccccatctttttggctggcgtaaataaattcatgtccgtacgtaaaacactagcgactccttccgtaaatttacggaagcacggatacgaaaaacatacgtatgtggaaacgaggcgtaagtCACTTTTAAAGGTTTAGTATCATGTTAAAGGTGTAGTATCaggttaaaggtgtagtatcaggttaaaggtgtagtgtcaggttaaaggtgtagtatcaggttaaaggtgtagtgtcaggttaaaggtgtagtgtcaggttaaaggtgtagcgtcaggttaaaggtgtagcgtcaggttaaaggtgtagcgtcaggttaaaggtgtagcgtcaggttaaaggtgtagcgtcaggttaaaggtgtagtatcaggttaaaggtgtagcgtcaggttaaaggtgtagcgtcaggttaaaggtgtagcgtcaggttaaaggtgtagtatcaggttaaaggtgtagcgtcaggttaaaggtgtagtatCACGTTAAAGGTGTAGTATCACGTTAAAGGTGTAGTATCACGTTAAAGGTGTAGCGTCaggttaaaggtgtagtatCAGGTTAAAGGTGTAGCGTCAGGTTAAAGGTGTAGCGTCAGGTTAAAGGTGTAGCGTCAGGTTCAAGGTGTAGCATCaggttaaaggtgtagtatcaggttaaaggtgtagtgtcaggttaaaggtgtagtgtcaggttaaaggtgtagtgtcaggttaaaggtgtagtgtcaggttaaaggtgtagtatcatgttaaaggtgtagtgtcaggttaaaggtgtagcgtcaggttaaaggtgtagtatcaggttaaaggtgtagtgtcaggttaaaggtgtagcatcaggttaaaggtgtagcatcaggttaaaggtgtagtatCAGGTTAAAGGTGTGGTAACGGTGAGGTGGTCTAgtgctgagtgtgtgttctgtttcAGGGAACCATCTGTGAGCCGGGGCTGGGACTCTTGTCGTGGTGGAACAACTAGAACTCGCATTAGACGTGACGAGATCCCTGGGCCCTGTGGAGAACCGGAGGAGCGCTATTGGCCGAGCCGACCGGTTGACCTCGCGGTGGATGTGCAGGGGGGGGCTGGCCCAGAGCCAGACGCAGCGTCCAATCAACCGGCTCTGGGTCGATGGACAGGAGCCAATGAGCACCTCTCATCAAGGTCATGGTGGAGGGCAAAGGAAGAGACGTGAACAGTGTGCTGCGGTCCGTTCAGAGACAGGAACACCACAGAGACCTGATGAACAGAACGCTGAAGGATATTAAGGTTATTAAGGAGGCTGCTTAAGGTGGACCGGCCTTAATGTTAACACAACTCAAATAAATCCCATCATCTCAAACTacagaaatgtgtttttattcttaTAACATCATCCTTACTCGAAGTACGTTCCTACACAAAAGCTAGGACTACTTTTTGTGCAGAAGCAGTGCTGAGTCGGTTTACAGGCCCGGAAGATCACTGATTgacacatttatattttatgaCAACCGGTCGAAATGTCCCTGTACAATGATGTTCCGCCATATTTAAACATGTTTCCATATTTGGATAGGGATCTTCAGAGGGAGTTATTTACTTTTGTTATAGAGAAATTGTTTTCTCCTTCCAATGAAAAAAAATGGGTTTAATAGTCCACACACGGCTCCATCATGACATCCATCGCTTTAaccacgcgtgcgtgtgtggctcAGTCTGGACATACCGACGCCCCGATCCAACCAACCCAATCCATCATCCGTCCCAACACCATCGCACCGTCTCCTCCGTGCACCTGCGCGCGAACGCACGCTGGCCCACGTGCACGAGCGTCGGATTTCTACAAACAGCGCCTCGTGTGCACGCGCCTCGGGTTTCTACACACAGCCCGTCCCGTGCACGCGCCTCGGGTTTCTACACACATCGCGTCGCATCACGCCATCGGAGTCTCCGGCAGCTGCGCAGCCTCACTCCGTGACATCAGGGCATCCACTGCTCTACGCggatttatctttatttaattCATTAAGTTATATAATAGAGTCCAGGACGCAGCGAGCCCTCGAACTACTGAATCTCCGGATCCGGTGAGTAACATTTCAACCCTCTTTAATTCATTGGAGCCCCCGACACACGGCTATTGTCTGGACGGGTCTGCTGCTGGCTGTTCCGGTAGATCCCCGGTTCTACTCCGGGCTGTCGGGACCCGCCGTCCCGCTGCGGTCCGTCCGATGCTCTTTGAACCCTTCATCCCGTCAGGGTTATTGTCTTCATTACGCCTTCTGCTAAGGACGGGTTTACACCCGGACCATGGCTCCGGGGGTCGCGGACATGTGAGGGGTTTAGTGACAGCATGTCCCGCATGGAAACCG
This region includes:
- the polr3h gene encoding DNA-directed RNA polymerase III subunit RPC8, producing MFVLVEMVDTVRIPPWNFQKKLNDAITEELNKKLANKVVYKVGLCVCLYDITKLDDSYIFPGDGASHTKVDFRYVVFHPFLDEILVGKIKYCSQEGVYVTMGFFDDILIPPESLQQPAKFDETEQVWLWEYETDEGAHDLYMDQGEEIRFRVTDEVFLDTSPSGPAPATVDTPTLPGQPKPPTPEESGQKKEPPYTLIGTICEPGLGLLSWWNN